A window of the Odocoileus virginianus isolate 20LAN1187 ecotype Illinois chromosome 20, Ovbor_1.2, whole genome shotgun sequence genome harbors these coding sequences:
- the LOC110130362 gene encoding haptoglobin translates to MSALPVVVTLLLCGQLLVVEISSEATADSCPKAPEIANSRVEYSVRYQCDKYYKLRAGDGVYTFNNKQWINKDIGQQLPECEDASCPEPPKIENGYVEHSVRFQCKTYYKLRTAGDGVYTFNSKKQWINKNVGQQLPECEAVCGKPKHPVDQVQRIIGGSLDAKGSFPWQAKMVSHHNLISGATLINERWLLTTAKNLYLGHTSDKKAKDIAPTLRLYVGKNQPVEVEKVVLHPDHSKVDIGLIKLRQKVPVNEKVMPICLPSKDYVEVDRVGYVSGWGRNANFNFSEHLKYIMLPVADQDKCVEHYENSTVPKNKTDKSPVGVQPILNKNTFCVGLSKYQEDTCYGDAGSAFVVHDQEDDTWYAAGILSFDKSCAVAEYGVYVKVTSILDWVRKTIADN, encoded by the exons ATGAG CGCCCTGCCAGTGGTCGTCACCCTCCTGCTCTGCGGGCAGCTTCTCGTGGTGGAAATCAGCAGTGAGGCCACAG CCGACAGCTGCCCAAAGGCCCCCGAGATTGCCAACAGCCGCGTGGAGTACTCGGTTCGCTATCAGTGTGACAAATATTACAAACTGCGTGCTGGAGATG GGGTGTATACCTTTAACAATAAGCAATGGATAAACAAGGACATTGGACAGCAACTCCCTGAATGTGAAG ATGCCAGCTGCCCAGAGCCCCCCAAGATTGAAAATGGCTATGTGGAGCACTCGGTTCGCTTCCAGTGCAAAACCTATTACAAACTGCGCACTGCTGGAGATG gaGTGTACACCTTTAACAGTAAGAAGCAGTGGATAAATAAGAACGTTGGACAGCAACTCCCTGAATGTGAGGCAG TGTgtgggaagcccaagcacccaGTGGACCAGGTGCAGAGGATCATCGGTGGCTCGCTGGATGCCAAAGGCAGCTTTCCCTGGCAGGCCAAGATGGTCTCTCACCATAACCTCATCTCGGGAGCCACGCTCATCAATGAACGATGGCTCCTCACCACAGCTAAAAATCTCTACCTGGGTCATACCAGTGACAAAAAAGCAAAGGACATCGCTCCTACTTTAAGACTCTATGTGGGAAAGAACCAGCCTGTAGAGGTGGAGAAGGTGGTTCTCCATCCTGACCACTCCAAGGTAGACATCGGGCTCATCAAACTCAGACAGAAGGTACCCGTCAATGAAAAAGTAATGCCCATCTGCCTACCTTCGAAAGACTATGTGGAAGTGGATCGTGTGGGTTACGTGTCTGGCTGGGGGCGAAATGCCAACTTCAACTTTTCGGAGCATCTGAAGTACATCATGCTGCCTGTGGCTGACCAAGACAAGTGTGTGGAGCACTACGAGAACAGCACTGTGCCTAAAAATAAGACAGATAAGAGCCCTGTGGGGGTGCAGCCCATACTGAATAAGAACACCTTCTGCGTCGGCCTGTCCAAGTACCAGGAGGACACCTGCTATGGTGATGCTGGCAGCGCCTTCGTCGTTCACGACCAGGAAGACGACACCTGGTATGCGGCTGGGATCCTGAGCTTTGACAAGAGCTGTGCCGTGGCCGAGTATGGTGTGTATGTGAAGGTGACCTCCATTCTGGACTGGGTTCGGAAAACCATCGCTGACAACTAA